Within Lytechinus pictus isolate F3 Inbred chromosome 7, Lp3.0, whole genome shotgun sequence, the genomic segment tattttttttctctctcttgttatgttttccattttgtttattttgtatactgtgCATGTATCCTTAgttttaatttgaaatgtatgttgtatgttttaatgagaatttaaaataaataaatgaaatgaaaatatatgcaaatctcATTATCACCCAACAACCATTTTCATACAATATTGatgtattaatttgtattatgtttgaacGGAGATCGTAAGGTAGAGTATAGAATCATGAAAtgtgattataatttatatgttTGTTTATAGATTAATATGTTATCTTTCATCTTGTTGGCATTTTTTAAGCTTCAATCATTGAGTATATAAATCTCTGCGGGATAAGTATAGTCCTATAATTACTAAGAATTGAGTTGCTCATTATAGGACGCATAATCATGCTTGTCTGATTGTTTTCCTGGCGTccaagaggttttttttttctaaagacaTTCCATTCTTTATATTGTCTTTGCTTAGgaattaatgaataatcatAGTGACACTAAATCAGCTTAtctatacttctactactatacaATTGAAGAATTGACgcagaaatcaaattttgtgatagattttgtcaTAACATCCCAATACAAGTTAGGCCTTTATCATgcaccttttcctttttttctataACAAGTATGTAGCAAGGAGGCGGTTGGATGATCTTCCCCACCCtaacgcccccccccaaaaaaaaaaaggagaaacgGTGATAGCGAAGGGGGAAACAATGGCGAAAAAGATAGCTTTGCAggattttctttctcattctctctAAACATTTGCTTCCGCGCATGTTTGCgagaaaatcattgtttttctcATTTGTTTACCTTTCTATACTACTCCGTTTTTTCATCTCGGCTATATTGCTAGTGTGTTTCGTGGCGGCATCAAGTTTTAAAGAATAATATTTGGGAACGGAATTAGCATTAAGATTATAGGTCAAAGTATATGAAGTCATATTGTCTTCAAATTGATCACACAACATTTCCGATCCTTATAGGTCAGGGTGGTAAACTCTATAATACTAATGCCGTCAATTACCCACAAAGGCTACTTCTTCCGTTTTTAGCTCTTTACTAGTCAGTCATAATTTATTTGGGGACCGCGGACGGCCTGTTCCTCATTTAAAAGGGGCAGTTATAAAAATTGTGCCGTACcttgtatataaaaaaagaaagtacaaTTTTACTATAGAATTATATGGAAGTTCATGTCATCAATCTCCTGTCGCCTATTTTTGCGCcattaatttgatatttagCATGTCACTTAAGTTCCTAATCATCCAAATGCACTgttgaaatgaatttaaaaacgctgtttacGATGAGAATCacacagtaattgtttaaacagtttaaaatcttaaaaaacacagttcaaattcaaatatttaatcatcaataattaaattcaaatgttaaattatcaataattaaaacatgattgtttaagattttgaacacttgtttaaaatgtttaaacaactactgtgcaaTTCTCacagtaaacagcgttgtttgaattatttttgaCAGTGTAGAACTAGAAGCgcttcataaaaaataatgagttcaatcaggggcggatccatgactccaaaaggggggcacatttttccaatgaaaaatttgacaagcaaaaaaaaaagttttcaaccaaaaattaaggatatttcatCCCCGAAAAAAAtcgagaataaaaaagaaaagaaaaagtctTCACTGTCAAATGGAAGGGGGCACAGTTCGGTTGTAACACAAtttttacatcacaaattttcattttgttctcaaagggggggggggggcacgagccggctttgccccccccccccccctggatccggcAGTGAGTTCAATGTtttgaatttgacaagcaaaaaaaaggtctttaacaCAAAATTAGAGGTCGTTTCGTACCAATTTtgtttagaggggggggggggcaggtgagGGGTTGATTATGCTACTGCCTTGCGGTGAATTAAACAACAAATGGTGATTGGAGATTATCAAAGcggcagaatttttttttaattacaattatttattcttaacattatcttgatatttctttttaaagcaggcaaaattgtttttaagtattttcttttgtttaaaaaaatcatattcattccttcctcattgttataacatgtgaaaaagataaataacatgaaatcatttaCATTATTGAATCAGAATtcataattaagaaaattgtAAATTGGTTATTCTAAATTTAAAATTAGAatccatttgtaaatatttctttgatatttcataatcacaaagggaataataataatacagactAAAAATTTCTGATCTAGAAATCTCTGAATATAATGCACAAGCAcactatttataaatattttgttcatttttagtatcattaaatcaaaataattttaggaagttatataaaaaaaacacacaccaaGCAAACAGTCacgctttaccccccccccctttcccataaacaaagcataaaaagaatgaaaagaaggagaaagaaagaatataacaaatgacaaaataaaacaaaacttatcataaaaaacacaaaatgtaacaaaataaaaatatatatgaaataaatattttttcataaatatatatcttttttttttttcattttaataattattttttcatgaatatagatcaattttttccaaattataatgaaaaaatggtATTGAATTATATGCCTAAATCACGATTTAATTGAATCGAGACGACTTGCCGAAAGTTTTCACTCTTCTgacatgcatattcattaaacTGTGCTGTAAAGGCATGCAGTGACGAcatcttataaatattcatatgcgcatgcgcagaatcttctttCACGTTACCTCAAACATGGCGACCTCGCGATTGGGACAAAAGTCCGAAAATTGATGCTCTTTTGAAGAATTTAGTGGAATTATATACATCATGTATATTTCCAAGATATCCTGGCTTAGGAACAGTTTGTTTAGGTAAGATTTATCCTAATCGTTAgatttttaattgattatgaTCATCGGTTTTCTAATGCCAAACATCGCGAAGTTTTGTACTCTGGTGATAATGAGTGGTTGCATTCAGGACTTCGACACTGTCTAAAGACGTCGTGTCGAGGTTCCCGGGGCAAGTGtaggcctagccctaggccCTAGCAGTAGCAATCATGCCTAACTGTTAGCCTTGCCCTTGGGCTTGACAGCTGgcgctggcagccgtctgtttcgaggagttttttaacattttaatttttttttaaatttctcctcgtacacagacggctcgctatcgtgcagccaccataaGGGGGttaatgcaaaatccccccgacagGGCTCATcgtcatcgatttttgtctttaaatttatttcatcatgttcataaaaaaaatatataattaaaagaactgtaccaaaataaagattattattccgttttggcctgaaataaacttaaaaggggaaaaaatagtgacttacttcggctgtcgcgcaacttcatttcccttttttatccgaacttaattaatacataaacatatggccaaaGGCATTgcgtccctgtacagatcgagctagaacttcggtctctgtatgtggtgagtggagccaacggagttcagcggaacagccaacataacagagaccgaagcttttggtctagcctAGCTTAGCCTAGGGATTATCTACGTACCACTCATtctatgaacaaggttatgatataaccttgttctctgttactactccctcactcacacgtattgcgaggttagtattactaTACTAACTACTATAGCTACTCCCTGTGTGttgaaataaggttggcaatgtttggcttattttctctttttctttgggacaaatgcttgattttttgacactgtcagtttccattacagctattaATTAtgtaacttggctcttaagtaaattcgattctttaaattattttttcttaattaaaaatagcgattgaaaaatgacaattgtcttgccatattactttccaccaatagagggtgtacacaaaaatatgcccaaaattcaagtttttgagcgctctggtgaatacaaaaattattaccAAGTTACTAacgaaaaataaattgcaactgtatggaaattagtattttgggtcacaaaagtgatattttaatgattttttaaattgtgtgctGTGTatagcattggcataccatagtcctatctgtagattccccacaggcaggatggtaattaacccagggagctccggcccgctttgcGGGCCGGAGCTCTCTAACATGGGttagaatggggtcgcaatagcactccaaataaaaggggaaaaataaattatgctctTACCTCGATTATTAATGACAGGTCTATCGTGAGACACAGAATCCTAACAtagaggcacaaactggaccctcaaagaaaaggaaaagtttgACCTCTGTCGCGTTCATTCTCGGTAtcaatcggccattttgttttcaattttgacagaaGGACAACGAAtgagacagaacttttccttttttggagggtccagtttgtgcctcgatgtcaggattctgtgtctcacgatagaccttcaccTCATATAATcaaggtaagtgcataatttatattttccccttttattttgagTGCTATTGGcttgcgaccccattctaccccattttggagagcatATGTCCGCCTAGTATTACATggacgagtcctgggctccctgggttagaTGGTAAGGAACCCTTGAGTGTGCGGTTAgggcactcctagtaccaatcatgccaatgaggtccaaacattaatatgtatggacctcataggcctACACCAACACAAATGTTTATATGAAATTGTGCCTCATGTAGCCTTCCAATGAAATGTCCACCCACAGCCAATATTTGACCTCATTCCAGCCTTGGTCTTGGCCATGGACAAGCCAACCATGTCCTTTGCCTTGCACCTGATGGACCGGATAGCACTGGACACAAGAGtgcaaaattatgaaattttaactCAATGTTGTCTTTTGGTTTTCTTTCATCAGATCCAGTCTGGTGGGTATAAAGATAGCAACATGAATTGGCTACGGAGGAACCTGACTGTTGAGCCAGTCTTATTTTTCTATATGCTTGGATCCTTCCTGCAGTACCTTGCCTTGCAACAGCTCCTCCTGGAGAAGGTGTGCTTTCAAGAAGTCAATGACACTGTCATTTGTGCCAATTTATCTGCATACAAAGATGAAGAGGAGACTGTTCAAAAAAGGACTTCATACTGGCTGATAGTGCTGAACTTGGCTCTGACTGTGCCATCAGTGATATCTACTCTAGTACTTGGGGCCTGGACAGACAGAGTTGGAAGAAGAGTAGCCATGGTGTTGCCTTCTTTAGGAGCAGTTATAAATGgtgtatgcttgattttcagtGCCATCTATCTGGAGCTTTCAGTAGGAATCATGATCTTAGGGTCAGTGATAATGGGTGTACTTGGAGCATATGGAACAATACTAGCAGCAGTGTTTAGTTACCTGGGCGATATCACCAAAGAAAGGACACGCACAAGAAGGTTTGGATTCCTTGAGGCGATGACATTTACAGGAAGCTTTGTGGGGTTGCTGACATGTGGTATAGTCATTGACAACCTTGGCTATGTTGCAGCGTTCATCTACTACATCTGCTGTAATACTGTTGTTGTCCTCTATACCTTGTTATGGTTAAGAGAATCTAGCAGTTATGCTGTAAGTCAAGGTTTATATACCTCCAAACCAACCAACGATGCACTCCAGTCAGGGGAAACAGACCCTGGTGGAACTAATGAAGTTTTTCCCAAGCTCGATGAGGAAAGGGGATGGTCCTGCAAAATATCATGTCTACAATTATGTCAGTTACAAAGTTTAGGGAAATCATTTATAACTGTGGGTAGAGAGAGACCCAATAAACAAAGAGTACAACTCATTCTACTGCTGATCTGCCTCTTTACTTTCCAGCTTGTTGGTACTGGTAAGTACGTCAAACCACTTTTCAATAGATTTGTGTAGTGTCGACTCCTAAAGACTGTAACATCTATAAACTTTTTACAAGGATCAACCTGTTCTGGCCCGGGGGTCACTGCCATTGAATATTGGACAGCATCCACAAAAATCATCCCGAAAAAACCCTAAATAAGGATTCAAGGATCTATATAGGCTGCTACATGTAGGACACTAAATACAGATTTTGTTATGCCAGATTTACACACTCTAAACTGATTTTTGTCCAGATCAGACATTCCATGTAACTAGACACCCTAGGCTTCAAATTTGAAGCTAAACCAATCaataaagaatatttatttttggctagGTACATCTCCAAATGGTATTTTTTCACTGCCTTTCACTCACAAATGACCGAGTTACACGATCCTAAAAAATGTCTAATTGCATAAAAAAGTATGTCTTTTTGTAACTTTTTTAATTACACTAATAAATATGTGTTCTGTTGTTTGTAAATACATAATATTTTGTATTCTGCCTAATCTTATAGCCATTTTAACTTCTGACTttgttttcacacctttttaAATAAGCTTGGTAATATTTCAAGTTAAAAACACCTTGGAAATGTGTCACGTGAGtcacaaaaatacatttatatttcagtTTACTTATAAAGTATTAAGTAGTTTAATTTGTAgttgataaaaagaaaagagtATAAGGTCCTTAAACAAACCAGCAAAGAAGATTGTCAACTGTAAACCCCTTCATTATGAAAATACACCCTTAAGAGCTGTCACGTGAGTCATATTAAGGTTTTTTTAGGGTATGTCACGCGAGTCATATCACAAAACAAGCAATATTTTTAGAAAAGGGATAATGATTGGGATTTTTTAGCAGATGTCAGTTCTTTATGCctgaatgattatttttatttagaaaaacGTTAATATGTTATTAACACTTGtatatgggactacaatatGTGGTCCCACATGTAAACTTTGATGTAAGTAGATGTATCAGAGCTTGACGTTgaaaattcctgttttaaagataaatgggATACAAATGACCATAAATGAAATGTGGCCCATTTTAATgtataaaatcatgataatttattcaatttacatgtatagtcCAAAATGATACTTGTCTCGCGAGTCACATTTTCAAATGGCCCTCGACTCAATACAAAAAGTCAGACGCTAATGAATTTTTAGCATAATATTTCCAGATGTTTCAAAATACCCACCAGAAGATTTTTTCAAAATCTGGTGAGTATCTTATGAAATGACAAACAAAGACAGTAAGGTCAGGAATCTTCAATAGTGTCGCATCACGCGAGTCAcaataaacaaattgaaatatctcctttaaaaaaaggactgtaaattcaaaagttttgttggaaaatgtgtattattaatactttgattgaaataaataggAAAAAACAAGTCTGCATTTATGATTTTCAAGTAATTTACCTTAAGAAGTTGAAGTTTTGTGTAAATGTCACGTGAGTCACAATGGAATGGCTGAGATGTCCAAGATGTGCAACTCCATTTGTGATTAAGGCCATTGTGATTTAAGggactttttttcaattttttgtcattttgtacACTCTATTCTTGTTCTACCCACAAAATCATCCCCTTTTCTGTCATGGATGCTGTCCAATGTCCAATGGCATTGACCACCCCCAAGGTTCTAAACTATGGGTCAATATCagaattgtaggcctacatttcgAATAATAAGTGGATGTTTATATGTGCACAAATGTGCTCACATGGAATATTAGAACTGGATTGTAAAATGTAAGGAAATCTGTTGCTGTTTTACATGTGTCACAATGCTTTTAATGCTGTTAGAGAATCTCATCTCTTTTTTAAACATTGTAATGCATTCATTTGAATATGACACAACTTTTTTCTAAGATGGGCCCATgcctataggcctatgtatccACTTCATAAGTTTCATAAAAAACTATTGCTTGaaatttgtttatgtttataGTTTACTTGtaaaaagcaaaaatgaaaCAGTTTTTGTTTGTAAAATATTGTCTCTGTTTTCTGTTTTGCCTCTTCATTAAAACTTCTTACCCCGACCCTGTTTTCCACTCCACTCCAACCTATTTACTTTGGCATTTAGGAAGATTACCATGGAGTGTTTTGTATAACTCCTGGAAGTGTAGCGCCATGCATGTCAATGTTCACTAACTTGAAATTGCGCGAAATCTtgactgtatgtacatgtacatgttgtttTGGTATTCAATTTATACTTGTACGTTGCCATCATGGGTccgtttaaagataaatgccagttgtggtaacgatctcaaaatgactttttacagaatccaatgaaatgaccacccaagtgtctgtttgtatgaataaaaatatgtgccaaaggattctggaagaaattgtgtaattgctgagaaataagcaaaatgagcgcggattcgggcacttccgttgggtctttattccagcaatgaTAAAATACAccgtcccacgtgtgcctatctgtgttggcgatcttcagtgtgatcgtttttcagcttagattttatgatttcacaaagttcagtttatgtaactgtacataccagatctagatccacgatgatatagtaatacttaaccttggttctTCAGACTTTCTCaagaaatcagtgttttactgcaactactttcattttagCTTTAAGCTCCAAAGTTTGTTCCTCTTTGAGTAGAAGTGTAAATCTAAACATATGTCCATGCATGCTGGTACTTTCACACAAATGTGAACATCGTGATTTAACGCTGGGAGGTTTACCAAGGTCATAAGGTCACAGATACTTCTGCGCTGCCAAGTGACTTATAGTGACAAACTACCATTTTTACGGATACTGTAGATCTATGCGGattaattaaattgaatatttgaGTGAATTAGGCCTACCATTGGAATTGTAACTGTAACAAGTTATtccttaaatatacatgtaagaattaatggaaattattgctTTAGGAGGAGTAATAATGAAATTGTAGATTCCCTCAATTCGCCTCTGTTATATTTGTTCAGTACCACAGAATTGTTTGTTATGATTTTGGTTTGAAAATGGAACTACATTATTAGAGAAATGCATGAATACCGATGTTTTGGTGACATGTCGGGCAACACCCCACGCTATACATTAATTGGCACACTAGTAATAGATGTCTGgtcactacatgtatgtacgtaCGTTTGTGTTGGCATAGCCAAGTTTTTGACTGTTTAAATAATATCGGTATGCTGACATGGCTTTAATGAACTCCATGGTTAGGGCGTGACTTTATAATGGAGCTGAAATAGCTTAAATACATCACCTAGGGGATATCTTATATACCATTAAATAAACGACTTCATTGCTAGCCACCGTCGTCACGACTCCAGATTTGTTGGCTTCTAACAGGGGTGTCGATAGCGACAATGAAGACTTGTCTGAATGGGAGTTTACTATACTCCCAAGAAAAATCAGGAGTATCTTGGTCGAAGTTAGGGGTAGGAGTAAGTTCCTCCGACCAGAGAAACTAAGTCTGACTTTGTCCAGATGGGTGACGGTGTGTTCCTCCTAAATTACCCCTACCAAATTTCTTCTAACACGAGTTACTCCTGATCGGTTAACAGCTTTTAATGtccaacctacatgtacagactTATCAAGTTAAGAGATCATCTGGATAGAAGAAAACCATCAGTTATTTTGGTCAGACTCAAAACAATGGTGAGAAAAATGTATCTACAGTATTTAAGGCTTTAATTTTATTGTTTACCAGATCAACTGGAAGGGAGTATATTGAGGATTTCAACTACATGCATGGGCgcaaatcccaggggggacaggggacgtgtcccccctactcaaaatagtaggggggacacaatatcaaatgtcccccctactatttctggtcttttatgatggtaagaaattcatcattcaaaatcgaaataaaacatgtattttaggaggagatgaccttacttttcggatgataccctttttttttttttttgcttgtcaaatttattttcgtcgaaatgacctgaaatttggggtgataaccttttttttttttttgcttgtcaaattttccagccccttaattgtcccccccccctaccttttgggagagatttccgcccctgactacatgtagatcagtTTTATATGTCAGGCTCTGTAAGGGGTCACACTCTCAGCACTGTCTTGAATGAAAGACCCAACAACACCAATGACCATCCTATCTTCCTTTGAACAGACTTTGTGAATGTCATCTTGTTTATGCCCTTGAAAAAGGTCAAGTTAAGAGTTGTTTTTAGCAGAGGTCAGTTCTGGAAACAGAATACGCCAGGCCTCTATGTCACTCCTTGTGTTCTATTATCTTAATGCTGACCAAAGCTCTGTTCAATGGGTGTCCGATTATGAAACGTGATCAtcctaaaataataattttagacAATTGTTATGCACCTACTATGCAGATGGCTCACACACAGAGTcaggtatatttgttttttagaGATAGATCTGTCCGAAGGAATTATTTTCCAAAACATTAAAATTGAAGATTGTACAATGCATTGTTTCCTGGTAACACAGTACTACCGGTATACATTTAGGTCTAATGaacttgcatacatgtacatgtagattgctTGTTTTAGGATTAaattatatctacatgtatgtcagaaCACTTCCTGAGTGTcaaaaaaaaaccataaaaaATTAACAGTTATTTCATGGGAAAGACAGGAACTTCTGTCATTTTATCACAACATGAGAATGTTGTCATATTTCCACCTGCAATCCATTCATTGACTTTTAAatgcattttacatgtacatgtacacaccagtTTTATGTATCAAGTCTAAAGCTTCTGAATTTTTCCTGGAGTAGACAGTAGATCCACAAAAGGAGCGAAACTGTTGAGGAAACTGCCTCCTTTATTTGGTAAATTGCAGgataaattgccaattcatttactgccaactcatccactcaccacGTGGTCTACTttaatttagtctaatgccattctgtccaacatttcgtctaaaaaacatttggtccaatcaccacttcgtctcataaccagttggtctaacatccattttattttcattcattttgcaaaagtaacacttagtccaattagaccaaatggtatatggaataaatggctatccgaccaactggttattagacgaaaaggtgagtggacgaattggcaattagaccatgtggatagtggacgaactgatggtagaccaaatggtagtgcattagatgaattggaaataaaccctttATTTGACCAGACTGGATGCAATTTGTTATGAATAGACAATTTGCATTTGTATTATGACATAATCAATCGCAACATTTTAGACAGGTCTAGAGATGATTGAAAATATGATCTCAATTTTAAGTATAGTGAAATCAATGTGATAAAAGACTTGAGCGGTTCACAGATTTCAAAGATTGATTTTAGCTGTTAGTGAAGCCAATCCCAGGTAAATTGATGACGGTTTTTAGAGGAACATTTGAGAGCATTGAACCTGATAGGATCACACATGAGGTCAAAGCTGTCATTGTTTTCTTCTACTGCTTTAGTTTTGATTACCATCTCTCTTTGCCTTTCTCTCAACAGGTGAAAATGATACTACAGTCCTG encodes:
- the LOC129265187 gene encoding proton-coupled folate transporter-like isoform X2 — encoded protein: MNWLRRNLTVEPVLFFYMLGSFLQYLALQQLLLEKVCFQEVNDTVICANLSAYKDEEETVQKRTSYWLIVLNLALTVPSVISTLVLGAWTDRVGRRVAMVLPSLGAVINGVCLIFSAIYLELSVGIMILGSVIMGVLGAYGTILAAVFSYLGDITKERTRTRRFGFLEAMTFTGSFVGLLTCGIVIDNLGYVAAFIYYICCNTVVVLYTLLWLRESSSYAVSQGLYTSKPTNDALQSGETDPGGTNEVFPKLDEERGWSCKISCLQLCQLQSLGKSFITVGRERPNKQRVQLILLLICLFTFQLVGTGENDTTVLYLKKAPLSFTSSQISYYSGSKSGLQSLMLFTLMPLLHLCGVHDCFIALGGLCFRMSGYVVFGLARTLWQVFTVPFLLSPAGLPAATTRAMMSKIVVSSEQGSLFALTASLEMITGLLASLIFNALYPATIDIIGGGLVFILMAAILILPALLLIVIWRIQKLTIAYVEYNEGNATNIYGDT
- the LOC129265187 gene encoding proton-coupled folate transporter-like isoform X1, yielding MNWLRRNLTVEPVLFFYMLGSFLQYLALQQLLLEKVCFQEVNDTVICANLSAYKDEEETVQKRTSYWLIVLNLALTVPSVISTLVLGAWTDRVGRRVAMVLPSLGAVINGVCLIFSAIYLELSVGIMILGSVIMGVLGAYGTILAAVFSYLGDITKERTRTRRFGFLEAMTFTGSFVGLLTCGIVIDNLGYVAAFIYYICCNTVVVLYTLLWLRESSSYAVSQGLYTSKPTNDALQSGETDPGGTNEVFPKLDEERGWSCKISCLQLCQLQSLGKSFITVGRERPNKQRVQLILLLICLFTFQLVGTGENDTTVLYLKKAPLSFTSSQISYYSGSKSGLQSLMLFTLMPLLHLCGVHDCFIALGGLCFRMSGYVVFGLARTLWQVFTVPFLLSPAGLPAATTRAMMSKIVVSSEQGSLFALTASLEMITGLLASLIFNALYPATIDIIGGGLVFILMAAILILPALLLIVIWRIQKLTIAYVEYNEEFLVDDPVDIQPGQLRLSETDC